From the Leptospira biflexa serovar Patoc strain 'Patoc 1 (Paris)' genome, one window contains:
- a CDS encoding LIC10415 family protein: MDVRLNRLLNSAEKLIQDKKDPKDVSGKTGTPIQKADEKSDFVVSLPVQYHNIQSRLTELQKQLSKEQSRMGLLEDTTQDENKLKELLFEGEPLFPELGENKISKPEILEASKGTISSLLAELKKKEVEGENIFSLGMMLSPEEFKGKIGSVSTASMKPISETMVKRLLGS, from the coding sequence ATGGATGTTCGTCTCAATCGTCTCCTCAACTCAGCCGAAAAATTAATCCAGGACAAAAAGGATCCCAAAGATGTCTCTGGAAAAACAGGAACGCCAATCCAAAAGGCAGATGAAAAATCTGACTTTGTGGTAAGCCTCCCTGTTCAGTACCACAATATTCAATCTCGGCTCACAGAATTACAAAAACAACTTTCGAAAGAACAATCCCGCATGGGACTTCTCGAAGACACAACCCAAGATGAAAACAAACTCAAAGAACTTTTATTTGAGGGGGAACCACTCTTTCCAGAGTTAGGTGAAAACAAAATTTCCAAACCAGAAATTTTGGAAGCAAGCAAAGGTACCATTTCCAGTCTTCTTGCAGAACTTAAGAAAAAAGAAGTGGAAGGTGAAAATATATTTTCACTCGGTATGATGCTAAGCCCAGAAGAATTCAAAGGTAAAATTGGATCGGTCTCTACGGCTTCCATGAAACCAATTTCGGAAACCATGGTCAAACGTCTCCTCGGCAGTTAA
- a CDS encoding leucyl aminopeptidase, whose amino-acid sequence MKIEISPLQIQIGQAKSGSFYKLIPIFQEEVKEELGKKFPIQIETKVFSGELGKEFRDEAEHTIYLGLGEKEKLNFRKLISHFFKYGEKILNYDGMGLEIHIPKALSKKFSADRIAYQIANTLFIGSYPVSVLQTKKKDKEKKKVGSVYLKFEDKSVTTLAEAGLSKSKVVAKHVNGARHIAHLPANYFTPNDFVSRAKEIAKEYKLSVKVWEEAQLKKEGLGGILAVSRGSELEGKMVILEYKPTKAKKKFAIVGKGLTFDTGGISLKPPGEMHEMKYDMCGAAATIHAIGAIAALEIPIHIIAAIGVAENMPDGKAIKPGDVYTAYNGTTVEVQNTDAEGRLVLGDVLSYVSKNYKPDYMVDLATLTGAVIIALGHEAAAILTNSDPLREALFKASEASDDRVWELPLWDEYGEDLKSDIADLKNITGGGKGAGTISAGIFLSKFVDDSINWAHIDIAGAAWRKKKSGTQFHGPTGYGVRLLVDLAKELAGK is encoded by the coding sequence ATGAAAATCGAAATCTCTCCACTCCAAATCCAAATCGGTCAGGCAAAATCTGGTTCCTTTTATAAACTCATTCCAATTTTCCAAGAAGAAGTGAAAGAAGAACTGGGAAAAAAATTCCCCATCCAAATTGAAACCAAAGTGTTCTCAGGTGAACTGGGAAAAGAATTTCGGGATGAAGCAGAACACACCATCTATCTTGGTTTAGGTGAAAAAGAAAAATTAAACTTTCGGAAATTGATTTCTCATTTTTTTAAGTATGGGGAAAAAATTCTCAACTATGATGGAATGGGTTTAGAAATCCATATCCCAAAAGCACTTTCCAAAAAGTTTTCTGCAGACCGAATCGCCTACCAAATCGCCAATACATTGTTCATTGGAAGTTATCCGGTTTCCGTTTTACAAACCAAAAAAAAAGACAAAGAAAAAAAGAAAGTGGGATCTGTTTATCTCAAGTTCGAAGACAAATCTGTCACTACACTTGCAGAAGCAGGACTTTCTAAAAGTAAAGTGGTCGCAAAACACGTCAATGGTGCTCGTCACATTGCCCACTTACCTGCTAATTATTTCACACCAAACGACTTTGTATCCAGGGCCAAAGAAATTGCCAAAGAATACAAACTCTCTGTAAAGGTATGGGAGGAAGCCCAACTGAAAAAAGAGGGCCTTGGTGGAATCCTTGCCGTCTCTCGCGGTTCCGAACTGGAAGGCAAGATGGTGATTTTGGAATACAAACCGACAAAGGCAAAAAAGAAATTTGCGATTGTGGGAAAAGGTCTTACCTTTGATACAGGTGGGATTTCCTTAAAACCACCAGGTGAGATGCACGAAATGAAGTATGATATGTGTGGGGCAGCTGCCACCATACACGCGATTGGTGCCATTGCAGCCCTTGAAATCCCCATCCATATCATTGCAGCCATTGGGGTGGCAGAAAACATGCCAGATGGAAAAGCAATCAAACCAGGTGACGTTTACACAGCTTATAACGGAACCACCGTAGAAGTCCAAAACACGGATGCCGAAGGAAGGCTTGTGTTAGGTGATGTATTGTCCTATGTTTCCAAAAATTACAAACCAGACTATATGGTGGACCTAGCGACACTCACTGGCGCTGTGATCATTGCCCTTGGGCATGAGGCCGCCGCCATCCTCACCAACTCAGATCCTCTTCGAGAAGCCCTATTCAAAGCATCCGAAGCATCCGATGACCGAGTTTGGGAACTCCCCCTTTGGGACGAATATGGTGAAGACCTGAAGTCAGACATTGCGGATTTAAAAAATATCACTGGTGGTGGAAAAGGTGCAGGAACCATTTCTGCAGGAATTTTTCTTTCTAAGTTTGTGGATGACTCCATCAACTGGGCCCATATCGATATCGCAGGGGCCGCATGGAGAAAGAAAAAATCCGGAACCCAATTCCATGGCCCAACAGGATACGGTGTACGGCTGTTAGTGGATCTTGCAAAGGAACTAGCAGGGAAATAA
- a CDS encoding APC family permease: MELKRSLNTFDSISVLFSSMVGSGIFFTSGYLIKETGNLWIVLFCWIIGGLLALSGSITYAYAARLLPFAGGDYVYLKVAYSPAIAFMSGWSSLLTNFSACVSVLALAFGKYVQILFPGLPYFESPTYTFLGLDLQVSSLTFIGMIPILFFSGLNYFGIKSAVRVQNVFAVLKITGLLLFLALGFSIGSTHWGYLFESPFPNLFELSFYSKVLIGIVPVSFSYLGWNMITYIAEEVKQPEKTIVRSAITACFLVAGLYFAINLLFVISAPIGELAGQDGIGAIAFQKLFGSDYSILTTSFIAWVILGSMSAILIGGSRVYFAMARDGVFLPSFSKVHPKWHSPYVSIFFQAFVAILFLFVKEIESLLYMITCSILILSCLTAATPFRFEKMGMKSDYKIPFYPLPIFLYIFANIAVMVILFVEKPITASWGLMITLIALPVYYLFRLDKKMVSTKKKS, from the coding sequence TTGGAATTAAAACGTAGCCTTAATACTTTTGATTCCATTTCCGTTCTCTTTTCCTCCATGGTGGGGTCGGGGATTTTTTTCACTTCTGGATACTTAATCAAAGAAACTGGCAACCTCTGGATTGTCCTCTTTTGTTGGATCATCGGCGGTCTACTTGCCCTCTCTGGATCCATCACATATGCATATGCGGCTCGTCTCCTTCCCTTTGCGGGAGGCGATTATGTGTATCTCAAAGTTGCCTACTCGCCAGCCATCGCGTTCATGAGTGGGTGGTCCTCTCTACTCACCAATTTTTCAGCCTGTGTATCGGTCTTAGCACTCGCCTTTGGAAAGTATGTACAAATTTTATTCCCAGGCCTTCCCTACTTTGAATCACCCACGTATACATTCCTTGGTCTCGACTTACAAGTGAGTTCCCTTACCTTCATCGGAATGATCCCCATTCTATTTTTTAGTGGATTGAATTATTTTGGGATCAAATCAGCAGTACGAGTGCAAAACGTTTTTGCTGTTTTAAAAATCACGGGACTACTTCTCTTTTTAGCACTTGGATTTTCGATTGGTTCCACCCACTGGGGTTATTTATTCGAATCTCCATTTCCCAATCTTTTCGAATTATCTTTTTATTCTAAAGTTCTCATTGGCATCGTCCCAGTTTCCTTCTCCTATCTTGGTTGGAATATGATCACCTACATTGCAGAAGAAGTGAAACAACCAGAAAAAACCATTGTTCGATCAGCCATCACTGCTTGTTTTCTTGTCGCAGGGCTTTATTTTGCCATCAATTTACTTTTTGTGATCTCAGCTCCCATTGGAGAATTGGCAGGGCAAGATGGGATTGGTGCCATCGCCTTTCAAAAGTTATTCGGTTCGGATTATTCCATTTTAACTACAAGTTTCATTGCATGGGTGATTTTGGGATCCATGTCCGCCATCCTCATTGGTGGGAGTCGGGTTTACTTTGCGATGGCAAGAGATGGTGTGTTTTTACCAAGTTTTTCCAAAGTCCATCCCAAATGGCATAGCCCTTATGTTTCGATTTTTTTTCAGGCATTTGTTGCGATTCTCTTTTTGTTTGTGAAAGAAATCGAATCTTTGCTTTATATGATCACTTGTTCCATACTCATTTTGTCTTGTCTCACCGCAGCAACTCCGTTTCGATTTGAAAAGATGGGAATGAAATCGGATTACAAAATTCCATTTTATCCTCTGCCAATCTTTTTATATATCTTTGCCAACATTGCTGTGATGGTGATTTTATTTGTAGAAAAACCAATCACGGCTTCTTGGGGCCTTATGATCACACTCATCGCCTTACCAGTGTATTATCTATTCCGATTGGACAAAAAGATGGTTTCAACAAAAAAGAAATCATAA
- a CDS encoding potassium/proton antiporter codes for MIDSFTLQALVISTLIIFSILSSKLFFRFGFPILLIFLTFGMLAGSDGPGGIDFSDYGLAQSIGIFALIYILFLGGLESEWDSLKNFLAVGIRLSIIGTILTALILGVLIHLLFPVLGFLESFLLGSIVSATDAASVFNIFKTDSSDLPMHLKKIIEFESGSNDAVGVLLTTIFMNLITADVSFSGFQFLRFFVMQVLVGMMMGYSMGILILYLMNSVKLGYDGLYLVFIIASVPFIYAVATVFQGNGFLAVYVAGIIVGRNKFIHKKSIFRFLNGYVWILQIGMFLCFGLLVYPTRMADIWVPGLLIGVLLILLARPLAVFISLFRVNLPVKEKLFISWVGLRGASPIILATFPIAQGLVWGDLLFHIVFFVVLVSLLVQGSLIPRVAQWLGILKNDPDRKIYRPTDFDNIEFPGMTLQELIVPYNSSVVDKALFEIKLPEQSHILLIARGEQFLIPSGNTQVKGGDVVWVLAKDDVMPIIGRTFMAIA; via the coding sequence ATGATCGATAGTTTTACTTTACAAGCACTCGTAATTTCCACACTCATCATCTTTTCCATTCTTTCGAGTAAACTTTTTTTCCGTTTTGGATTTCCGATTCTACTCATTTTTTTAACCTTTGGAATGTTAGCTGGTTCGGATGGACCTGGTGGCATTGACTTTAGTGATTATGGTTTAGCACAATCCATTGGAATCTTTGCTTTGATTTATATTCTGTTTTTAGGTGGCCTTGAAAGTGAATGGGATAGTTTAAAAAACTTTTTAGCTGTTGGGATCCGGCTTTCCATCATCGGCACCATCCTTACGGCTCTTATCTTGGGTGTCCTCATCCATTTATTATTCCCGGTCCTTGGGTTTTTGGAATCCTTTTTACTTGGTTCCATCGTCAGTGCCACTGATGCCGCTTCTGTGTTTAATATTTTTAAAACAGATTCTTCAGACCTTCCTATGCACTTAAAAAAGATCATCGAATTTGAATCGGGATCGAATGATGCAGTGGGAGTTTTACTCACAACCATTTTTATGAACTTAATCACGGCTGATGTGAGTTTTAGTGGTTTCCAATTCTTACGTTTTTTTGTGATGCAGGTTCTTGTGGGGATGATGATGGGATACAGCATGGGAATTCTCATCTTGTATTTAATGAACTCCGTCAAACTTGGATATGATGGTCTTTATTTGGTATTTATCATCGCATCCGTTCCTTTTATTTATGCGGTTGCAACTGTTTTCCAAGGGAATGGATTTTTAGCAGTGTATGTGGCAGGGATCATTGTGGGTCGAAACAAATTCATTCATAAAAAATCCATCTTTCGGTTTTTAAATGGATATGTTTGGATTTTACAAATTGGAATGTTCCTTTGTTTTGGACTTCTTGTCTATCCAACAAGGATGGCTGATATTTGGGTACCAGGACTCCTCATTGGTGTTTTACTGATTCTCTTGGCAAGGCCCCTTGCGGTTTTCATTTCCCTCTTCCGTGTGAATTTACCTGTAAAAGAAAAATTATTTATCTCTTGGGTGGGCCTACGCGGGGCATCCCCCATCATCCTTGCTACTTTTCCGATTGCCCAAGGTCTTGTTTGGGGAGATTTACTCTTTCATATCGTATTCTTTGTGGTATTAGTTTCCCTTCTCGTCCAAGGTTCCCTCATCCCTCGAGTGGCCCAGTGGTTGGGAATCTTAAAAAATGACCCCGATCGGAAAATATACAGACCAACTGACTTTGATAACATTGAGTTTCCAGGAATGACCTTACAAGAGTTAATTGTTCCATACAACTCCAGTGTCGTCGACAAAGCTTTGTTCGAAATTAAACTTCCGGAACAATCGCATATCCTTCTCATTGCTCGAGGGGAACAATTCCTCATCCCATCGGGTAACACACAGGTGAAAGGTGGGGATGTGGTATGGGTGCTCGCAAAAGATGATGTGATGCCCATCATTGGCAGAACCTTTATGGCAATTGCTTAA
- a CDS encoding SpoIIE family protein phosphatase: MTRIIISFCFFICLTESTTALPIDLSKNWYVTKGFVVSENPDSKKWKTLESLPLVSILPEFDWEKGKLRKVTMAKSFLLSPPDFQKVDDDAFSLHIPYISNYYQIYINGNLVSANGKLKEDTIEQSGYRRHILVRIKRNFLNVGQNQIRILLAAEEGEELNVYKLFNDFPANINLASEHLTIEDEYETYMLLFLYFFVGIYHGLFYWKRKQETYNLYYALFSVFLAVYMIFRSQGVYSFGLDPFTQTKIEYFVVFLTPVWLLLFAEVFFRGKISILSKSYLSLSGVLAVTQIFVNRATSVIILRIWQVSVLVFGVMILYLIISAVRAKNKDAKRLLIGILFLLGTGTWDILGASGMLPIQNLNLLRFGFLVFVLGIAVVLANRFLRVHKQVEELNLSLEKKVEERTNELQNTLTKVQELKVQQDGDYFLTSLLLDPLSQTKVESTQVLLQSFVKQKKEFEFRGKKREIGGDIIISDTITLNGKTYLVFVNGDAMGKSIQGAGGALVLGVVFLSFIKRTQMILENQIKSPERWIKECFFELQTIFESFDGSMLVSVVLGLVEEDTGVLYYLNAEHPWTVLYRDGVASFIEEELELRKIGTKGMDGDVRIRIFPLEKGDILFIGSDGRDDLVLEESGDGNRLINEDETKFLEVVKKSNGDLNLIVENLLDVGTFSDDLTLLRLEWLGSFKRVSKDTLTNLSSDDYLYAKIKSLLELGNGEEAFQTIESLLSNESLNDDVRINLIREKSRISLLLKKFDVAVESLESIFPFFVTDNEILLQLSFAYRKSRNLKKAIEIGERLRARDPKHVRNLINLVECYRLIGNIERAKKILNRLGAIAPENLQYLKLKENIVT; encoded by the coding sequence ATGACTAGAATCATCATTTCGTTTTGTTTTTTCATCTGTTTGACCGAATCCACCACTGCGCTTCCGATCGACTTATCCAAAAATTGGTATGTCACAAAAGGATTTGTTGTCTCAGAAAATCCTGATAGTAAAAAATGGAAAACCTTAGAATCTTTGCCACTCGTTTCCATTCTCCCTGAATTTGATTGGGAAAAAGGGAAATTAAGAAAGGTGACAATGGCAAAGTCCTTTTTGTTGTCACCACCTGACTTCCAAAAGGTGGATGACGATGCATTTAGCCTCCATATACCTTATATTTCTAACTATTATCAAATTTATATCAATGGAAATCTTGTTTCTGCAAACGGTAAATTAAAAGAAGATACCATCGAACAAAGTGGGTACAGACGCCATATCCTCGTTCGGATCAAAAGAAATTTTTTAAATGTTGGGCAAAATCAAATTCGAATTCTCCTCGCGGCAGAAGAAGGGGAAGAACTAAACGTTTATAAGTTATTTAACGATTTCCCTGCCAATATCAATTTAGCGTCAGAACATTTGACTATAGAAGACGAATATGAAACCTACATGTTATTGTTTTTATACTTTTTTGTAGGAATTTACCATGGATTGTTTTATTGGAAACGAAAGCAAGAAACGTATAACTTGTATTATGCTTTATTTTCTGTTTTTTTAGCTGTTTATATGATCTTTCGCTCACAAGGCGTGTATTCCTTTGGTCTTGATCCGTTCACTCAAACAAAAATAGAATACTTTGTGGTATTTTTAACTCCTGTTTGGTTGTTATTGTTTGCCGAAGTATTTTTTCGTGGTAAAATCAGCATTTTATCGAAATCATATTTATCTCTGAGTGGGGTATTGGCAGTCACTCAGATCTTTGTGAATCGTGCCACTTCTGTGATCATTCTTAGGATTTGGCAAGTATCGGTTTTGGTGTTTGGGGTCATGATTTTGTATCTTATTATATCTGCCGTTAGGGCAAAGAATAAAGATGCCAAACGACTGTTAATTGGAATATTATTTTTGCTTGGTACAGGGACTTGGGATATTTTAGGTGCATCAGGAATGTTGCCGATTCAAAATCTAAATCTATTACGTTTTGGGTTTTTAGTTTTTGTCTTAGGTATTGCCGTTGTACTTGCCAATCGGTTTTTGCGAGTGCATAAGCAAGTCGAAGAACTCAATTTGAGTCTTGAAAAAAAAGTAGAAGAAAGAACAAATGAATTACAAAACACCTTAACAAAAGTCCAAGAACTCAAAGTGCAACAAGATGGTGATTATTTTTTAACATCACTCCTCCTAGATCCTTTAAGCCAAACCAAAGTGGAATCAACTCAAGTTTTACTCCAGTCCTTTGTGAAACAAAAAAAGGAATTTGAATTTCGCGGAAAAAAAAGAGAAATTGGTGGTGATATCATCATTAGTGATACCATCACTCTCAACGGAAAAACCTATTTAGTTTTTGTGAATGGAGATGCAATGGGTAAGTCCATCCAAGGTGCGGGTGGAGCTCTCGTTTTAGGTGTTGTATTTTTATCATTCATCAAACGTACCCAAATGATTTTGGAAAACCAAATCAAATCTCCTGAAAGATGGATCAAAGAATGTTTTTTTGAACTGCAAACTATCTTTGAATCTTTCGATGGATCTATGTTAGTTTCTGTTGTGCTTGGCCTTGTGGAAGAGGACACAGGAGTTTTGTATTATCTCAATGCCGAACACCCGTGGACCGTGCTCTATCGTGATGGTGTGGCATCTTTTATAGAAGAAGAATTGGAACTACGGAAGATTGGAACCAAAGGAATGGACGGGGATGTCCGAATCCGAATTTTTCCTTTGGAAAAAGGAGATATTTTATTCATTGGTTCTGATGGTCGAGATGATTTGGTTTTGGAAGAAAGTGGAGATGGAAATCGCCTCATCAATGAAGACGAAACAAAGTTTTTAGAAGTAGTTAAAAAGTCGAATGGTGACTTAAACCTAATCGTCGAAAATTTATTAGATGTAGGAACATTTTCGGATGATTTAACATTACTTAGGTTGGAATGGCTTGGTTCCTTCAAACGAGTTTCAAAAGATACATTGACCAATTTATCGTCCGATGATTATTTATATGCAAAAATAAAATCCTTACTTGAACTTGGGAACGGTGAAGAAGCCTTTCAAACCATTGAATCTTTACTTTCCAATGAATCTTTAAATGATGATGTCCGAATCAACCTCATTCGAGAAAAATCAAGAATCTCATTATTACTCAAAAAATTCGATGTGGCTGTAGAGTCCTTAGAATCTATTTTTCCTTTTTTTGTCACAGACAATGAAATCCTTTTACAACTTAGTTTTGCCTATCGTAAGTCTAGAAACCTAAAAAAAGCGATTGAAATTGGAGAAAGATTACGTGCAAGAGATCCGAAACATGTCCGTAACTTAATCAATTTGGTGGAATGTTATCGCTTGATTGGGAATATAGAAAGGGCAAAAAAGATACTCAATAGACTTGGAGCCATTGCTCCTGAAAATCTTCAATATTTGAAGTTAAAAGAGAATATCGTCACATAA
- the surE gene encoding 5'/3'-nucleotidase SurE: MNLLITNDDGISSAGIKALERVLGKSYNTYLIAPLKERSVTSMALTVFQGMRVERINDNHYIADGFPVDCVNIGLYAEIFPKIDFVISGINRGVNMGYDVHYSGTVGAAKHGALHGIPSLAVSSGRIDPEDGYEKEAELVLAFLEQYKSQIQSGEIWNLNFPPEVSGTGTISELVFTRLGRRRYSEKYEKKQIIEGVSEFQLNGSLLGHDEETGTDFEAYAQGKIPLTPIQLDLTEKNRLKELLTNR; encoded by the coding sequence TTGAATTTACTCATCACAAATGACGACGGAATTTCTTCCGCCGGGATCAAAGCTTTGGAACGTGTCCTTGGCAAATCTTACAATACATATCTCATTGCCCCTCTAAAAGAACGTTCTGTCACTTCCATGGCACTCACAGTGTTCCAAGGCATGCGAGTGGAACGAATCAATGACAACCACTACATCGCGGATGGATTCCCTGTGGATTGTGTGAACATTGGATTGTATGCCGAAATTTTTCCCAAAATTGACTTTGTCATTTCAGGCATCAATCGAGGTGTCAACATGGGGTATGATGTCCATTATTCAGGAACAGTGGGTGCCGCCAAACATGGTGCCTTACATGGGATTCCGTCCCTTGCTGTCAGTTCAGGTAGGATTGACCCAGAGGATGGGTATGAAAAAGAAGCCGAACTTGTGTTAGCTTTTTTAGAACAATACAAATCACAAATCCAATCGGGGGAGATTTGGAATTTAAATTTCCCACCTGAAGTGAGTGGAACAGGTACCATCAGTGAACTTGTTTTCACAAGACTCGGTCGCCGTCGTTATTCTGAAAAATACGAAAAAAAACAAATCATCGAAGGTGTGAGTGAATTCCAGTTAAATGGAAGTTTACTCGGCCATGATGAGGAAACAGGAACCGACTTTGAGGCCTATGCGCAAGGGAAAATTCCGCTCACTCCCATCCAATTGGATCTCACAGAGAAAAACCGACTGAAAGAATTGCTAACGAATCGATAA
- the sppA gene encoding signal peptide peptidase SppA produces the protein MERNQFLLFLSFLFSTIATILGIAILVSGSSLARFSSGTGGSLFQASEIGAVVLPIVGEIHSGESTFDSTGADTVLRQLRELDEDTNVKGILIEINSPGGTVAASQEIFNELLHLRKSKKIVVSMKDVAASGGYYIAAASDYIFAENGTITGSIGVISFAPNVKGLLDRYGVGVRTYKAGKYKDMYSPFRDSTNEEDDMIGKQLQDTYRKFVEDVAKGRNKTVKSIEELAEGKIYSGEDAFRNKLVDDIGGRREAHKKLSELCQYEGLIPLFEQEYSPFERMIRSLGVKFLGEGSQTSKIRALLQSQVLVILPTALGKLML, from the coding sequence ATGGAAAGAAACCAATTTCTTCTCTTTCTCTCCTTTTTGTTCTCCACAATTGCCACAATTCTTGGAATTGCCATTTTGGTCTCTGGCTCAAGCCTTGCCCGTTTCTCCAGTGGGACCGGTGGTAGTCTTTTCCAGGCCAGTGAAATTGGAGCCGTCGTTTTACCCATTGTTGGGGAAATCCATTCGGGGGAATCTACCTTTGATTCCACAGGTGCCGACACCGTATTACGCCAATTACGTGAATTGGATGAAGATACCAATGTTAAAGGTATTCTCATCGAGATCAATTCCCCAGGCGGAACGGTAGCCGCTTCCCAAGAAATCTTTAATGAACTCTTACATCTGCGAAAATCCAAAAAGATCGTCGTGAGTATGAAAGATGTGGCCGCTTCCGGTGGATACTATATCGCCGCTGCATCCGATTATATCTTTGCGGAAAACGGAACCATCACTGGATCCATTGGAGTCATTTCATTTGCACCGAATGTGAAAGGGTTACTGGACCGTTACGGGGTGGGAGTTCGCACTTACAAAGCGGGCAAATACAAAGACATGTATTCTCCTTTCCGTGATTCCACAAACGAAGAAGACGATATGATTGGCAAACAACTCCAAGACACCTATCGTAAGTTTGTCGAAGATGTTGCCAAAGGAAGGAACAAAACTGTAAAATCCATTGAAGAGTTAGCAGAAGGAAAAATATATTCTGGTGAAGATGCCTTTCGCAATAAACTCGTGGATGATATTGGCGGAAGAAGGGAAGCTCATAAAAAACTTTCTGAACTTTGCCAATACGAAGGCCTCATTCCTTTATTTGAACAAGAATATTCTCCTTTTGAAAGGATGATTCGATCTCTTGGTGTGAAGTTTTTAGGGGAAGGTTCCCAAACTTCCAAAATCCGAGCTCTCTTACAATCGCAAGTTCTTGTGATTTTACCTACGGCACTTGGGAAATTGATGTTATGA
- the bcp gene encoding thioredoxin-dependent thiol peroxidase: MLEVGKKAPNFKSVNQNGESVKLADLTGKNGIVVYFYPRDMTPGCTTEACDFRDNFSRLKKFGYNVVGISKDNPKSHTKFIEKQELNFDLISDESGEICEAYGVWREKVFMGRKGMGIVRSTFLLDSSLKIKKIYDSVKVKGHVEEIIKDIQEIQGK; this comes from the coding sequence ATGTTGGAAGTAGGAAAAAAAGCCCCCAATTTTAAAAGTGTCAACCAAAACGGCGAATCGGTAAAACTTGCGGATCTAACAGGCAAAAATGGAATCGTTGTTTATTTTTACCCAAGAGACATGACACCCGGTTGTACGACAGAAGCCTGTGACTTTCGAGACAACTTTTCTCGTCTGAAAAAATTTGGATACAATGTGGTGGGGATTTCCAAAGACAATCCCAAGTCTCATACCAAGTTCATCGAAAAACAAGAGCTCAATTTTGACCTGATCTCGGATGAATCGGGTGAGATTTGTGAAGCGTATGGAGTGTGGCGAGAGAAAGTGTTTATGGGTCGCAAAGGCATGGGAATTGTTCGCTCCACCTTCCTACTCGATAGTTCTCTCAAAATTAAAAAAATCTATGACAGCGTGAAGGTAAAAGGACACGTTGAAGAAATCATCAAAGACATTCAGGAAATCCAAGGGAAATGA
- a CDS encoding MFS transporter, with translation MEFKFTRYHVFVVGLLAFLQFTVVLDFLILSPLGVLVMSELQITTEKFGYVVSAYAFSAGISGLLAAGFADRFDRKKLLLFFYIGFVLATFLCGIAVHYEFLLFVRILTGMFAGVLSSISFAIVADLFPLQVRGRVMGFIMTAFAASQVFGLPIGIYISNLWGWQSPFLMIASVSGVVGVFIFLFLKPVTSHLDQKTDTHAFHHLVTTLTMPKYIPAFIATTLMATGGFMLMPFGSAFSVHNLGMKLEDLPFIYMVTGIVSMLGGPMMGRLSDSIGKYNMFVIASSIAALIILYFTRLTVTPLPIVIVLNSLLFVFIAARMISANAINSAVPELHDRGAFMAISSSIQQISGGIAASVAGLIVIQTPSGYLEHYEVLGYVVATAIVCTVILMYQVNQMVMGKK, from the coding sequence ATGGAATTTAAATTCACTCGCTATCATGTATTTGTCGTTGGTTTACTTGCTTTTTTGCAATTTACCGTTGTTTTGGATTTTCTGATCTTATCACCGTTAGGTGTACTTGTCATGAGTGAGCTACAAATCACTACCGAAAAATTTGGATATGTGGTTTCCGCTTATGCCTTTAGCGCCGGGATTTCTGGACTACTTGCTGCAGGGTTTGCGGATCGTTTTGATCGTAAAAAACTCCTCTTGTTTTTTTATATCGGATTTGTTCTCGCAACTTTCCTTTGTGGGATTGCAGTTCATTATGAATTTTTACTATTTGTCAGAATTTTGACTGGTATGTTTGCAGGAGTATTGTCCTCTATTTCATTTGCCATTGTTGCTGATTTATTTCCTTTGCAAGTTCGGGGCAGAGTGATGGGTTTTATCATGACTGCTTTTGCGGCAAGCCAAGTATTTGGTTTACCCATTGGAATATATATTTCGAATCTTTGGGGTTGGCAATCTCCATTTCTTATGATCGCAAGCGTGAGTGGGGTTGTTGGGGTTTTTATTTTTCTCTTTCTAAAACCTGTGACCTCACACTTGGATCAAAAAACTGACACCCATGCCTTCCATCATTTGGTAACGACACTCACCATGCCTAAATACATACCGGCCTTCATTGCAACAACTCTAATGGCAACAGGTGGGTTTATGCTCATGCCATTTGGTTCCGCATTTTCTGTTCATAACTTGGGGATGAAATTGGAAGATTTACCCTTTATTTATATGGTCACAGGGATTGTTTCTATGTTAGGTGGTCCAATGATGGGACGATTGAGTGATTCGATAGGGAAATACAATATGTTTGTTATCGCATCGTCCATTGCAGCACTCATCATCCTTTATTTTACCAGGCTAACCGTGACACCTCTTCCGATTGTCATTGTTCTCAATTCACTTTTATTTGTGTTCATAGCAGCTCGTATGATTTCAGCCAATGCGATTAATTCTGCAGTGCCAGAACTGCATGACCGTGGTGCCTTTATGGCCATCAGCTCTTCTATCCAACAAATCTCAGGTGGGATTGCGGCTTCCGTTGCCGGGCTCATTGTGATCCAAACTCCCAGCGGTTATTTAGAGCATTACGAAGTGTTAGGGTATGTGGTGGCCACTGCAATTGTATGTACAGTGATCCTGATGTATCAAGTGAATCAGATGGTAATGGGAAAAAAATAA